The genomic window AAGTCCGCGTGAAGTCGCTCGCCGAAGGACGAATCAGCGAGGCGTTGAATCAGAAGGACAAGCACACGCGCATCGAGGCCGTGGAACGCACGAAGCGCGAGCTCGCCGACGAATTGCTCGTCGACTTCCCCGACGCGGCCAAGGAGCTGCACACGCTGCTCGGAGACGTCGAGTACCACCAGCTTCGCAACCAGGTACTCTCGAGCGGCCATCGCGTCGACGGGCGCACCTCCAAGGAAGTTCGTCCAATCACGATCGAAGCGGGACTGCTGCCGCGCGCGCACGGCTCGTCGCTCTTCACGCGCGGCCAGACGCAGGCGCTGGTCGTCGCCACGTTAGGCACACAGAACGACGTGCAGCGACTCGACTCGATTGACGAGCCGCAGGAAGTTACGAAGTCGTTCATGCTGCACTACAACTTCCCGCCCTTCTCCACGGGCGAAGTCAGACCAGTGCGCGGTACGTCGCGCCGCGAGATCGGCCACGGCAACCTGGCTGAGCGCGCGTTGCAAGGCGTGCTGCCGGCATTCGAGGAATTCCCGTACACGATTCGTATCGTCTCCGACGTTCTCGAATCCAACGGATCGTCGTCGATGGCATCGGTATGTGGCGGATCGCTGGCCTTGTTCGACGCGGGCGTCCCGATGCGCGCCGCCGTCGCCGGTGTGGCGATGGGATTGATCAAGGAAGGAAAGCGCTACGCGATCCTCACGGACATCCTCGGCACCGAGGATCATCTCGGCGACATGGATTTCAAAGTTGCCGGCACCAGCAACGGCATCACCTCGATCCAGATGGACATCAAGGTCGAGGGACTCGATTTACAGATCATGAAGGAGGCGCTCGCGCAGGCACGCGAAGGGCGCATGCACATTCTTGGCGAGATGGACAAGGCGCTGGCGCAGCCGCGCGCCGACCTCTCGCGCTACGCACCGCGCATAGTGACGCTGCAGATCAGCCCCGAGAAGATCGGCGATCTCATCGGACCGAAGGGCAAGACGATTCGCGGAATCCAGGACGAGACCGGCGCGGAGCTCACGGTCGACGACTCTGGCCTGGTTACGATCGCAGCCGTCGGTGGCGACGCGATGGAGCGCGCGCGGCAGATGGTGCAGGCCCTCACCGCGGAGCCAGTCGTCGGTGAGATCTACGAAGGTCCGGTGAAGTCGACAACGCCGTTCGGCGCGTTCATCGAGATCATGCCAGGCACCGAGGGCTTGCTGCACATCTCTGAAATGCAGCACGGCCGCACCGAGAAGACGGAAGACGTCGTCAAGAAAGGCGATCGCGTCCGTGTGAAGCTCATCGAGCGTGACGAGCGTGGGCGCCTGCGTCTCTCTCGTAAGGCGCTTCTGCCGAAGCCCGAGAGCACGGGCGATGGCAGCGCGAGCGGCGGTTCGAGCAATGGCAGCGAGGGAGAAGGCGGCGAGCCAGTCGAACGCGCCGCTGATCAAGCCGGTCATGGAGAACGAGGTGAGCGGGGCGGCGGCGGCGGTGGCGGCCGTGGTGATCGTCCACGTCGCGGCGGAGAACGCTCGCGACGCCAGTGACCCGCGTTCCCACCACAACGGAACGAGAGTTCGACCGCAGCGTCCTTTCAAATGGTCTGACCGTACTCTCCGAGCACATGCCGGGAGTACGGTCAGTCTCGTTCGGCGCATGGGTGCGCGCCGCGTCCGTGCACGAGCCAGCCGAGCAAATGGGAGTTTCGCATTTGCTCGAGCACATGGTATTCAAGGGCACTGACCGGCGGAGCGCCAAGCAGATTGCGCTCGAACTGGAGGCTCTCGGGGGCTCGCTCGACGCGTACACATCGAGGGAGCACACCGTCTATCAAGCACGCGTACTGGATGAGCACCTGACGCAGGCTGCAGACGTCATTGCCGACATCGTGTTCCGCCCGTTGCTTCGCTCGAGTGATCTCACCCTGGAGCGAAAGGTGGTGCTCGAGGAGATCGGCATGGTGGAAGATACGCCGGACGATCTCGTCTTCGAGTTGCACAACGAGGCGCTCTGGGGCGAACACCCATACGGGCATTCCATCCTCGGTACTCGCGAGACCGTTAGGCAGCTCGGCGTCCGTGCCTTGAAGGATCTCCATGGGCGCGCTTACCATCCGCCCCAGCTTGTCGTTGCCGCGGCCGGAAACGTCGAGCATGCGAAACTGCTCGACGTGCTCGAGCGAACGGGCTGGTCGACGGCTCCGGCCGGTGAGGCAACTCGTCTATTGGTGCCTTCGGCGAGCCCGGCGCCTCCGGCAGTGCGCCACGTCGATCGCGACGGCACTCAAACCCATATCGTGCTCGGTACGAGTGCCCTGCGTTATGCAGACAGCCGGCGCTACGCCCTCGTGATGCTCAGCATCCTGTTCGGCGGCGGCATGAGCTCGCGCCTGTTTCAGCGCGTCCGGGAGGAACTGGGACTCGCTTATTCCGTGTACACGTTCCAACAGTTCTACGCCGACGCCGGAATGCACGGCGTGTACGTTGCGACCTCACCAGACAGCGCGCGCGCGGCCTACGACGTTATTCGCGACGAGCTCGCGCTGGTCGCGAGCCATGGGCTTCCAGAGAGCGAGATTGCTATGGGGAAGTCACAGCTCAAGGGACAAATGACGCTCTCCCTCGAGAGCGTGAGCACGAGGATGTATCGCGCGGCTGCAGTCGAGCTGTATGGCGAGCCCTATCGCACTTTGGACGAAACGCTCGCGCTCGTCGAAGCGGTTTCCGCGGATGACATCGCTCACGTCGCGCGAGAGTTCTTCGCTCCGGAACGGCAAACGGTGCTCAGTCTCGGTCCGGCGGCCGTGCTGTGATTGGTGGTGGTTGGTAGCTGGTGTCTGGTTGCTGGTGAAGCGGAACGCCTGCGAGTAATGCTCAGAGGCGAATCCGTTCCACAAACCACCAATCACGAACCATGAAACACCAGCCACGTTGAAAACGGCACTCGCCATAGTGACCTTTCAGTGCTCCGCATTTCCGCTCACATCTGACGAGCCATTCTCAACATGAAAATCGGCGTTCCAAAGGAAATCAAAACGAACG from Gemmatimonadaceae bacterium includes these protein-coding regions:
- a CDS encoding polyribonucleotide nucleotidyltransferase, translated to MKQSVEKTFAGRKLVIETGGMAKQAAGAAVVQFGDTKVLAAVTVSENQSPLPFFPLTVEYKERTYAAGKIPGGFIKREGRPSDGEILSARIVDRSIRPLFPEGFKNEVQVFVYVISADQENDADVLALVATSYALNASKIPFSGPIAGVRVGRIQSKWVLNPTFQQLEYSDMELVVAGSNDSIVMVEGGALEVSEDDVVEALNVAHKGIRELIATQEELLAKTERTPKMSWEKASLPEGLEVRVKSLAEGRISEALNQKDKHTRIEAVERTKRELADELLVDFPDAAKELHTLLGDVEYHQLRNQVLSSGHRVDGRTSKEVRPITIEAGLLPRAHGSSLFTRGQTQALVVATLGTQNDVQRLDSIDEPQEVTKSFMLHYNFPPFSTGEVRPVRGTSRREIGHGNLAERALQGVLPAFEEFPYTIRIVSDVLESNGSSSMASVCGGSLALFDAGVPMRAAVAGVAMGLIKEGKRYAILTDILGTEDHLGDMDFKVAGTSNGITSIQMDIKVEGLDLQIMKEALAQAREGRMHILGEMDKALAQPRADLSRYAPRIVTLQISPEKIGDLIGPKGKTIRGIQDETGAELTVDDSGLVTIAAVGGDAMERARQMVQALTAEPVVGEIYEGPVKSTTPFGAFIEIMPGTEGLLHISEMQHGRTEKTEDVVKKGDRVRVKLIERDERGRLRLSRKALLPKPESTGDGSASGGSSNGSEGEGGEPVERAADQAGHGERGERGGGGGGGRGDRPRRGGERSRRQ
- a CDS encoding pitrilysin family protein, whose protein sequence is MTRVPTTTEREFDRSVLSNGLTVLSEHMPGVRSVSFGAWVRAASVHEPAEQMGVSHLLEHMVFKGTDRRSAKQIALELEALGGSLDAYTSREHTVYQARVLDEHLTQAADVIADIVFRPLLRSSDLTLERKVVLEEIGMVEDTPDDLVFELHNEALWGEHPYGHSILGTRETVRQLGVRALKDLHGRAYHPPQLVVAAAGNVEHAKLLDVLERTGWSTAPAGEATRLLVPSASPAPPAVRHVDRDGTQTHIVLGTSALRYADSRRYALVMLSILFGGGMSSRLFQRVREELGLAYSVYTFQQFYADAGMHGVYVATSPDSARAAYDVIRDELALVASHGLPESEIAMGKSQLKGQMTLSLESVSTRMYRAAAVELYGEPYRTLDETLALVEAVSADDIAHVAREFFAPERQTVLSLGPAAVL